CGCTAACGCGAATGCTCGTCTGTCGACGCAACTGCAGTACATGCTGTGCGTCTCGCGCTTTGCTCACTACTTGAAGGCGATGGCCCGCGACAAAATCGGCAGCTTCATGAGCCGCAAGGCTTGCGAAAACTGGCTGAACGAATGGATTGAGACCTACAAACACCCCAATCCAGAAACCGCCAACCAGGAATCGCTGGCCAAGATGCCGCTGGCCGAAGCCCGCGTCGACGTGCGTGAAATCCCCGGTCGCCCCGGCCAATACGAGGCCGTTGCTTACCTCCGTCCGCACTTCCAACTGGACGCTCTGAACGTCAGCATGCGTCTCGTGGCTCAACTCCCTCCGCCCAAGGGTGGTTAGTCCTTTCGCGCTAGCAGCCTGATTAAAAATCCCTCGCGGGCCGGACTAACCTCCGGCCCGTTTTTATTTGGCGTTTGAGGAAAGAGGCTGCGGGCGAAGCGGGGAAAGCGAATTGCGGGATGGAAGATTTTGTCTGTAAGGCTCGGCGCGGACGCCGGTAGATGTTCGTATGTTCCGGCGAGCCGCGGCGGTGTCGCCGATTTGCTAGCTGGCCAGGCTCTGGTACGTTGTGGCTAGAGGCGGAGCCTGAAGAAGTCCGTTGGTTCATTTCCTGCAAGGAGAATTGGTATGCGAATCGTATTTGGTTTGTTGGCGGCCCTGGGATTGATGTTGGGCCTGGCGAGCGTGACGATCGCTGCGGAAGCAGTCCCTCTGAATAAGGGCGTGGCGACCATTTCGGCAGCGAATTCGAAGATTACGTTTGTCGGTACGCACTCGGGCGATAAGCCCGACCCACGAGTTGGTGGCTTTGCCAAATTCACCGGGCAGGTGAAGGTCGATCCAACGACCAAGAGCTTGACCGGCATCACGGCCGAGATCGATACCAGTTCGCTCTTCACGCCCATTCCTAAGCTGACCGATCACCTGAAGAACCCCGACTTTTTCGAAGTGCGCGAGTATCCCACGGCCAAGTTCGAATCGACCAAGGTCACACCCGGCAAAGCGGGCACGGCCACGGTCACCGGTAAGTTGACGCTCCACGGCGTGACCAAAGAAATCAGCTTTCCTGCGACCACTGCGGTGACTGCAGAAGGCGTAACGCTGACGAGTGAATTCGCCATTCAGCGGAGCGAGTTCGGCATGACCTATGGTGCTGGCAAAGTCGACGACAAGGTCTCGCTGACGGTCGTCGTGGGCGAGAAGACAGTTGCTCAGTAAGCATCTTGTTCGATGTCGAAGGCCCGAGTGAAAGTCAGCACCTGCCATGCTCGAGTTGCTTGAGTTCCTGCTTTACTCTGCTGTGATCCCCGCGATCACAGCAGTGATCGTCGCCATTACACTGCGGCGGTTGTTGCCCACCACCATCGGTGCGGGCTGCTCGTTCGCAGTGGGTGTCGCGGCTGGGTTCTTCGTGGGATACGCCCTGCTACCCGAATGGGCACCACTCGTGCCCGAGCGGCACTGGCAATGGCTGCCTCACCTGGCATTTTCGGCAGCATTCGTCGGCTGTGTGATCGGTGCCGGTCGGTGGCCGGCCTGGAGCAGCGGGCTGTTGTACTGCGCACTCGGCCTGCTCACCGCGTGGCTGATTGTTCCCAGTTGGGTCCAGCCCACACGCCTCGGCATGATTCCTCTGGTAACGGCCTACATCGCGGGAATCAGCCTGTTTTTGGTCATGCTGCCTGCCCGTTTGCGCGGCCGGCTGTTCCTTTTTCTGCTGGCCGCTTGCGCGGCATCGACAGCGCTGGTGGTGTTTATTGAAGTGGCCAAATATGGGCAGGTAGCAGTCATCGTGGCGCCTGCCATCGTGGCTTGTTGGGTTGCCCTCTTGCTCCAAGCACGCCTGTGGCCGCAGCCAGAGGCGAATGCCACCGAATCGTTGGCTTGGGCGACTGCCGCGCTAATCCCGGTCTATGTGTTGATTGCCGGTGGTAGCGCCTTCGTGGGTGCCATTGAACCCACCAGGCCCGTCTATTGGCTGCTCGCTGTTCCGGCAGCGCCACTGGCGCTCTGGCTCTTTGTGGTCGGCCCGTTGGCTCGCTTAACTGGCATTCAGGCAGTTCTGGCCCAGACATTTGCGGTGGCGGTCATTCCGCTGGTGGTCGTCGGAATCTCGGCGATGAATGCAATGGCCACGCCGGTCGATTCTGCTAACGAGTGGAGTAGTTCCCCACCGTCACCCCCTTCGGCAGTGTTCGTCGCGCGCGGCTAATGGTATTTTGAGGGCTGACTTGCTTACCAGCTTTGATGCCTTTTCTTGCCACTACCCGTGTCCCAATCTGCCACGCTTACCACCGATCAGGCTTTTGAAGTGCCGCCCGAACGCCGGCCGCGGCATGTCGCTGTGATTATGGACGGCAACGGTCGGTGGGCTCAGCGGCGGAACTTACCCCGCATCGAGGGGCACCGTCGCGGCGTCAACAGCGTGCGGCAGACGGTCGAAGA
Above is a window of Anatilimnocola aggregata DNA encoding:
- a CDS encoding YceI family protein — encoded protein: MRIVFGLLAALGLMLGLASVTIAAEAVPLNKGVATISAANSKITFVGTHSGDKPDPRVGGFAKFTGQVKVDPTTKSLTGITAEIDTSSLFTPIPKLTDHLKNPDFFEVREYPTAKFESTKVTPGKAGTATVTGKLTLHGVTKEISFPATTAVTAEGVTLTSEFAIQRSEFGMTYGAGKVDDKVSLTVVVGEKTVAQ